From Salarias fasciatus chromosome 5, fSalaFa1.1, whole genome shotgun sequence, a single genomic window includes:
- the cpne1 gene encoding copine-1 isoform X2, with translation MADCVSKVELSISCTDLLDKDVGSKSDPCCVVLQKSGGNWIELGRTEHLTNTSSPSFSEHIRVDYHFETVQNLKFGVYDIDNATSDLSDDDYLGGVEITLGQIVSSKSITRPLQLKKDKPAGKGAITITAEEIKDNRAIVLELEAKNLDKKDTFGKSDPFLEFFKEGPDGKWKLVHRTEVVKNNLNPSWKKFTVPLQTFCSSDLEKPLKVNCSDYDSDGSHDLIGTFMTKVSELQKAAHGSPVAYDCINPEKQKKKKSYKNSGVVSVKSCKMETTYSFLDYVMGGCQINFTVGIDFTGSNGDPRSPQSLHYMSPDGLNQYLSALWSVGQVVQDYDADKLFPAFGFGAKLPPDYKEANHEFALNFNPTSPYCQGIEGIVAAYRMVLPKLGFSGPTNFSPLINHVASLAASAAQASTASQYLILLILTDGEITDFDQTRDAIVRASRLPMSIIIVGVGPYDFKAMQLLDGDDGVLRSTVGEATARDIVQFVPFTKFKDAPMAALAQSVLAEVPNQLVSYYKMRGLPPPNPVAAPKS, from the exons ATGGCGGACTGTGTCTCAAAAGTGGAGCTGAGCATCTCCTGCACTGACCTGCTGGATAAAGATGTCGGCTCCAAGTCCGATCCTTGCTGCGTGGTGCTGCAGAAATCAGGAGGGAACTGGATCGAG CTGGGCCGCACGGAGCATTTGACCAACACCTCCAGCCCTTCCTTCAGTGAGCACATCAGAGTGGATTACCACTTTGAGACCGTTCAGAATCTGAAGTTCGGGGTGTACGACATCGACAATgccacctctgacctcagcgATGATGATTACCTGGGAGGGGTGGAGATAACGCTGGGGCAG atcgTTTCCAGCAAATCTATCACCAGACCTTTGCAGCTGAAGAAGGACAAACCTGCAGGGAAAGGAGCCATCACT ATCACAGCGGAGGAGATAAAGGACAACAGAGCGATTGTACTGGAACTGGAGGCGAAAAACCTCGACAAGAAG GATACGTTTGGAAAGTCTGATCCATTTCTGGAGTTCTTTAAAGAAGGACCTGATGGAAAGTGGAAACTGGTCCACAGAACCGAg gTGGTAAAGAACAATCTGAATCCCAGCTGGAAAAAGTTCACCGTCCCTCTGCAGACCTTCTGCAGCAGCGACCTGGAAAAGCCCCTGAAG gtgaaCTGCTCCGACTACGACAGTGACGGGTCACATGATCTGATCGGCACTTTCATGACCAAagtgtctgagctgcagaaagcagCACACGGCTCACCG GTGGCGTATGACTGCATCAATCCTGAgaagcaaaagaagaagaagagctacAAGAACTCAGGAGTCGTCTCAGTGAAGAGCTGCAAG ATGGAAACTACCTACTCTTTCCTGGACTATGTGATGGGTGGCTGCCAAATCAACTTCACC GTTGGGATTGACTTCACGGGGTCGAACGGCGATCCTCGGTCTCCCCAGTCTCTCCACTACATGAGTCCAGATGGGCTGAACCAGTACCTGTCAGCCCTGTGGTCTGTGGGTCAGGTGGTCCAGGATTATGATGC tgacaagcTCTTCCCAGCGTTTGGTTTTGGAGCGAAGCTGCCTCCAGACTATAAG GAGGCGAACCACGAATTTGCCCTCAACTTTAACCCCACTAGTCCTTACTGCCAAG GCATCGAGGGGATTGTTGCAGCCTACAGGATGGTGTTGCCTAAGCTGGGGTTCTCTGGACCGACTAATTTCTCTCCGCTCATCAACCACGTGGCTTCGCTCGCCGCCAGCGCTGCACAGGCCAGCACCGCTTCT CAATACTtaatcctcctcatcctcactgacGGCGAGATCACCGACTTCGATCAGACCAGAGACGCCATCGTCCGGGCGTCCCGGCTGCCCATGTCCATCATCATCGTCGGGGTGGGACCGTACGACTTCAAAGCCATGCAGCTTCTGGACGGAGACGACGGCGTTCTGAGGTCGACGGTCGGGGAGGCCACCGCCAGGGACATCGTTCAGTTTGTCCCCTTCACAAAGTTCAAAGAT GCTCCCATGGCTGCGCTGGCTCAGTCGGTCCTTGCCGAGGTTCCCAACCAGCTGGTGTCTTACTATAAAATGAGAGGCCTCCCTCCACCAAACCCAGTAGCTGCTCCTAAATCCTAA
- the cpne1 gene encoding copine-1 isoform X1 produces the protein MMADCVSKVELSISCTDLLDKDVGSKSDPCCVVLQKSGGNWIELGRTEHLTNTSSPSFSEHIRVDYHFETVQNLKFGVYDIDNATSDLSDDDYLGGVEITLGQIVSSKSITRPLQLKKDKPAGKGAITITAEEIKDNRAIVLELEAKNLDKKDTFGKSDPFLEFFKEGPDGKWKLVHRTEVVKNNLNPSWKKFTVPLQTFCSSDLEKPLKVNCSDYDSDGSHDLIGTFMTKVSELQKAAHGSPVAYDCINPEKQKKKKSYKNSGVVSVKSCKMETTYSFLDYVMGGCQINFTVGIDFTGSNGDPRSPQSLHYMSPDGLNQYLSALWSVGQVVQDYDADKLFPAFGFGAKLPPDYKEANHEFALNFNPTSPYCQGIEGIVAAYRMVLPKLGFSGPTNFSPLINHVASLAASAAQASTASQYLILLILTDGEITDFDQTRDAIVRASRLPMSIIIVGVGPYDFKAMQLLDGDDGVLRSTVGEATARDIVQFVPFTKFKDAPMAALAQSVLAEVPNQLVSYYKMRGLPPPNPVAAPKS, from the exons ATG ATGGCGGACTGTGTCTCAAAAGTGGAGCTGAGCATCTCCTGCACTGACCTGCTGGATAAAGATGTCGGCTCCAAGTCCGATCCTTGCTGCGTGGTGCTGCAGAAATCAGGAGGGAACTGGATCGAG CTGGGCCGCACGGAGCATTTGACCAACACCTCCAGCCCTTCCTTCAGTGAGCACATCAGAGTGGATTACCACTTTGAGACCGTTCAGAATCTGAAGTTCGGGGTGTACGACATCGACAATgccacctctgacctcagcgATGATGATTACCTGGGAGGGGTGGAGATAACGCTGGGGCAG atcgTTTCCAGCAAATCTATCACCAGACCTTTGCAGCTGAAGAAGGACAAACCTGCAGGGAAAGGAGCCATCACT ATCACAGCGGAGGAGATAAAGGACAACAGAGCGATTGTACTGGAACTGGAGGCGAAAAACCTCGACAAGAAG GATACGTTTGGAAAGTCTGATCCATTTCTGGAGTTCTTTAAAGAAGGACCTGATGGAAAGTGGAAACTGGTCCACAGAACCGAg gTGGTAAAGAACAATCTGAATCCCAGCTGGAAAAAGTTCACCGTCCCTCTGCAGACCTTCTGCAGCAGCGACCTGGAAAAGCCCCTGAAG gtgaaCTGCTCCGACTACGACAGTGACGGGTCACATGATCTGATCGGCACTTTCATGACCAAagtgtctgagctgcagaaagcagCACACGGCTCACCG GTGGCGTATGACTGCATCAATCCTGAgaagcaaaagaagaagaagagctacAAGAACTCAGGAGTCGTCTCAGTGAAGAGCTGCAAG ATGGAAACTACCTACTCTTTCCTGGACTATGTGATGGGTGGCTGCCAAATCAACTTCACC GTTGGGATTGACTTCACGGGGTCGAACGGCGATCCTCGGTCTCCCCAGTCTCTCCACTACATGAGTCCAGATGGGCTGAACCAGTACCTGTCAGCCCTGTGGTCTGTGGGTCAGGTGGTCCAGGATTATGATGC tgacaagcTCTTCCCAGCGTTTGGTTTTGGAGCGAAGCTGCCTCCAGACTATAAG GAGGCGAACCACGAATTTGCCCTCAACTTTAACCCCACTAGTCCTTACTGCCAAG GCATCGAGGGGATTGTTGCAGCCTACAGGATGGTGTTGCCTAAGCTGGGGTTCTCTGGACCGACTAATTTCTCTCCGCTCATCAACCACGTGGCTTCGCTCGCCGCCAGCGCTGCACAGGCCAGCACCGCTTCT CAATACTtaatcctcctcatcctcactgacGGCGAGATCACCGACTTCGATCAGACCAGAGACGCCATCGTCCGGGCGTCCCGGCTGCCCATGTCCATCATCATCGTCGGGGTGGGACCGTACGACTTCAAAGCCATGCAGCTTCTGGACGGAGACGACGGCGTTCTGAGGTCGACGGTCGGGGAGGCCACCGCCAGGGACATCGTTCAGTTTGTCCCCTTCACAAAGTTCAAAGAT GCTCCCATGGCTGCGCTGGCTCAGTCGGTCCTTGCCGAGGTTCCCAACCAGCTGGTGTCTTACTATAAAATGAGAGGCCTCCCTCCACCAAACCCAGTAGCTGCTCCTAAATCCTAA
- the rbm12 gene encoding RNA-binding protein 12 — MAVVIRLQGLPIVAGTMDIRHFFSGLTIPDGGVHIVGGEHGEAFIVFATDEDARLGMMRTGGAIKGSKVSLLLSSKTEMQNMIELSRRRFEAGAGAVEMAAPGGGNANRQAGAAPIPTVQSVAGGRSSGHGNQAFGNTPASVTAASSSQEPPSNKATASLASVVPSFPNSYSSAPTITTALPSLNAGPPPIPPLPSMPSMPPMPTLPTIPVPPPVSSLPPVPTVSPLAQGPPVPPMSHLPHMSSLPPFNPSLPPPAGLASGLPLGSPNPMLFNPLSPLASLGLQAHMKAAAAAATGVAVGNPDELFVLLQNLPFSCSEVEIRDFFRGLGVDGVRLLRDGQGRPTGRAIVKFFSPQDSFEAAKRGGGMMGQRFIEITPGSERQWASVTDSGTGHIHHNSGKLHTSHEPHDHHHRRGNVGSGGRDQRGRSRSPHRQDYCVYLKGLPYEADKKQIKEFFKNLSVVEESIYIAYGPNGRATGEGFLEFKSEQDHKNALGAHMQYMGTRFIQVHPISRKGMLEKIDSIRKRETVGDGKNQDGMKAPRNCAHITNIPYNISKKDVRAFLEGLGIYEDTLKVLTDDNGNGLGQAIFQLQTEEDACKAERLHRQKLNGRDAFVHLVTFEQMKEIERNPPPQNKRGQRSHNQQHQTQTQNQHQHAQHAQPGPQPAQINPFPGMSGDEFSFLRNTMGNINSAPFVAPFSAPGNGLAGPPPLPPLATGLGDVNLSVAPPLVAGLPGAPILDPPGFRPGAPGGAPFSQDGLRGLVPFENTNRKGAGGQNRGGGANNNQGRPGGVPAGGQQGFSPGPEGLRSPPPPVGPSNPNDQRGAAGPTVVKLQNMPFTVTVDEIMDFFYGYQVLPGSVCLQFSDKGLPTGEAMVAFQNHEEATAAVMDLNDRPIGSRKVKISLG, encoded by the coding sequence ATGGCGGTAGTCATCAGGCTACAGGGTCTGCCCATAGTAGCCGGCACCATGGACATCAGACACTTCTTCTCTGGCCTTACCATTCCTGACGGGGGAGTGCACATCGTGGGGGGTGAACATGGTGAAGCCTTCATCGTCTTCGCCACTGATGAGGACGCTCGACTGGGGATGATGCGAACAGGTGGAGCAATAAAAGGCTCTAAAGTGTCACTTCTGCTTAGCAGCAAGACCGAAATGCAGAACATGATTGAGCTCAGCCGTCGTAGGTTTGAGGCAGGAGCAGGGGCTGTCGAGATGGCTGCACCTGGAGGGGGAAATGCCAACCGACAAGCTGGAGCTGCCCCCATACCCACAGTGCAATCTGTTGCAGGAGGGAGAAGTAGCGGCCATGGAAATCAGGCATTCGGTAACACTCCTGCCTCAGTGACTGCAGCAAGTTCATCTCAAGAGCCACCAAGCAACAAGGCAACTGCAAGTTTAGCCAGTGTGGTACCCAGCTTCCCGAACAGTTACAGTTCTGCCCCCACAATTACAACAGCTTTGCCATCACTCAATGCAGGTCCACCACCCATCCCCCCACTTCCCAGTATGCCATCCATGCCCCCCATGCCCACGCTTCCCACCattcctgttcctcctcccgtgtcctccctccctcctgttcCTACCGTCTCTCCATTGGCCCAGGGTCCACCGGTGCCCCCGATGTCACATCTCCCCCACATGTCTTCTCTACCTCCATTCAACccatctcttcctccacctgcaggactGGCCTCTGGCCTCCCTTTAGGATCACCTAACCCGATGCTGTTTAACCCTCTCTCTCCTTTGGCTTCGCTTGGACTTCAGGCCCATatgaaggctgctgctgctgcagctactGGAGTAGCAGTGGGCAATCCTGATGAGTTGTTTGTTCTCCTGCAGAACCTGCCGTTCTCCTGCTCAGAGGTGGAAATCAGAGACTTCTTTCGGGGTTTGGGGGTGGATGGGGTTCGTCTGTTGCGAGATGGACAGGGTCGGCCAACTGGCAGAGCTATTGTCAAGTTTTTCTCACCACAGGACAGTTTTGAAGCTGCTAAGCGAGGAGGTGGCATGATGGGCCAAAGATTCATTGAAATCACTCCAGGCTCTGAACGTCAGTGGGCTAGCGTCACAGACAGTGGCACAGGTCATATTCATCACAACAGCGGCAAACTGCATACCAGCCATGAGCCCCATGATCATCACCACCGCCGTGGTAATGTTGGGTCTGGAGGCAGAGACCAGCGAGGACGATCACGATCTCCTCATCGACAGGACTACTGTGTCTACCTTAAAGGCCTTCCATATGAAGCGGATAAGAAACAGATTAAGGAGTTCTTCAAGAATTTGAGTGTTGTGGAAGAAAGCATTTATATTGCTTATGGTCCTAATGGTCGAGCCACTGGAGAGGGCTTCCTAGAGTTCAAATCAGAACAGGATCACAAGAATGCCCTTGGCGCCCACATGCAGTACATGGGTACCCGCTTCATACAGGTTCATCCAATCAGCCGAAAGGGGATGCTTGAAAAGATTGACTCCATCCGCAAACGTGAAACAGTGGGTGATGGAAAAAATCAGGATGGGATGAAAGCTCCTAGGAATTGCGCCCATATTACCAACATCCCTTATAATATTTCCAAGAAGGATGTTCGGGCTTTCCTAGAAGGTTTAGGCATTTATGAAGACACCCTTAAGGTACTGACAGATGACAATGGCAATGGTCTAGGACAGGCTATATTCCAACTGCAAACTGAAGAAGATGCCTGCAAAGCCGAAAGACTGCACCGCCAAAAGCTCAATGGCCGTGATGCATTTGTGCATCTGGTGACCTTTGAGCAGATGAAGGAAATTGAGAGAAATCCCCCACCCCAGAACAAGAGGGGCCAGCGCAGCCACAACCAACAGCATCAAACTCAAACGCAAAATCAGCACCAGCACGCCCAGCACGCCCAGCCTGGCCCGCAACCAGCACAGATAAACCCTTTTCCTGGCATGAGTGGGGATGAGTTTAGCTTTCTCAGAAACACTATGGGCAACATCAATAGTGCCCCTTTTGTGGCTCCATTTTCAGCCCCAGGGAATGGGCTTGCtggccctcctcctctccctccattgGCCACTGGGCTTGGTGATGTGAATCTGAGTGTGGCTCCACCTCTAGTTGCGGGCCTTCCTGGAGCACCAATCTTGGATCCCCCAGGTTTTCGGCCAGGGGCTCCGGGAGGAGCCCCTTTCAGTCAGGATGGACTGAGAGGCTTAGTGCCTTTTGAGAATACCAACAgaaaaggagctggaggacaaaaCCGAGGTGGAGGGGCAAACAACAACCAGGGCCGCCCAGGTGGTGTACCAGCTGGCGGACAACAGGGCTTCTCTCCAGGGCCCGAAGGTCTGCGCAGCCCGCCTCCCCCCGTAGGACCCAGCAACCCAAATGATCAACGTGGTGCTGCTGGTCCCACAGTAGTAAAGCTTCAAAATATGCCGTTTACTGTGACTGTGGATGAGATTATGGACTTCTTCTATGGTTACCAGGTGCTGCCAGGCTCGGTGTGTTTACAGTTCAGTGACAAAGGCCTCCCAACTGGTGAGGCAATGGTCGCCTTCCAAAATCATGAAGAGGCTACTGCTGCAGTTATGGACCTTAATGACCGACCGATTGGCTCTCGTAAAGTCAAGATAAGTCTGGGTTAA